A section of the Fusarium falciforme chromosome 8, complete sequence genome encodes:
- a CDS encoding HET domain-containing protein has product MFFAAVREHEDLLKKPGGRSEIYVLPPSYPKLNERTLDWDSVTISSKSEAGLAQVKSWFDSCANGHTKCGNFSHLVAQKGELPSRFLDVSGGAIKLECRPSVLKGVRYTTLSHSWGKDPSLCPQLKQALLESFKTRILEPGLPAKYLDAIRITRDLGFRYIWIDSLCIIQDSEEDWKKESLKMASVYGRTSCNISYMYPPLDEGQKRFLRDPRLDLPCKIWPTLSQTKGKQSTGKTSKYVLVQNAPGWIGSSWASMTQDDLWPLLSRGWVFQERILCPRNVYYGGPRLLWECCEGVKDELLGQPVNVSRSKQDFYSIFSGFETILHGVDQFETFNGQWYGLVQEYRLRDLTFEKDRAIAFAGVAKAIQNKTKLTYLAGMWKEFADLQLLWSIDHTPETRELCRKEWKSRPDYIPSWSWFSVPRTPDPLSERDAVSFQITMEMYTQLRHATYRAQVVSFNHPKLGFWPWRNQDVLFHDFQGLSITLRTRKVPATLQWDDETLRILPFGRHELGESAWDPKIAMVYAHDDVGVTPGCSLPGDIYMILLLKEAWYMGAGREYSYQPSEKQKHGDYGNGRTVWQYTGLAVVRSETNNGRSCWKRLGIFFFADRVTGLKNITTPFTKEGIRDEDVVLV; this is encoded by the exons ATGTTCTTCGCAGCTGTTCGTGAGCACGAGGATCTACTCAAGAAGCCTGGAGGGCGCAGTGAGATATATGTCCTTCCGCCTTCCT ACCCAAAACTCAACGAGAGAACGCTGGACTGGGATTCCGTCACCATCTCATCCAAAAGtgaggctgggctggcacAAGTCAAGAGTTGGTTCGACAGCTGTGCTAATGGCCACACAAAGTGTGGTAACTTTTCCCACTTGGTAGCTCAGAAGGGCGAACTACCCTCCCGCTTCCTTGATGTCAGTGGCGGGGCTATAAAACTAGAATGCAGACCATCTGTCCTCAAAGGTGTGCGATATACAACACTCAGTCACAGCTGGGGCAAGGATCCGTCGTTATGCCCCCAGCTCAAGCAAGCACTCCTGGAAAGCTTCAAAACCAGGATCCTAGAGCCTGGACTGCCCGCAAAGTATCTGGATGCAATTAGAATCACTAGGGATTTGGGCTTTCGGTACATCTGGATCGACTCATTGTGCATCATCCAAGACTCTGAGGAAGATTGGAAGAAGGAATCACTCAAGATGGCGTCTGTTTATGGACGGACGAGCTGCAACATATCATACATGTACCCCCCTCTCGACGAAGGACAGAAGAGGTTTCTACGCGATCCTCGGTTGGACCTGCCTTGCAAGATATGGCCCACGCTTTCGCAGACAAAGGGCAAGCAAAGTACTGGAAAGACATCCAAATATGTCCTGGTTCAAAACGCCCCTGGATGGATAGGCTCAAGCTGGGCATCCATGACACAAGACGACCTCTGGCCTCTACTATCTCGAGGGTGGGTATTTCAAGAACGAATTCTTTGTCCGCGAAACGTTTACTATGGAGGCCCTCGATTACTCTGGGAGTGTTGCGAAGGGGTCAAGGACGAACTACTTGGACAGCCAGTCAATGTGTCCAGATCAAAACAGGACTTTTACTCGATATTCTCGGGTTTTGAGACCATCCTCCATGGTGTTGACCAGTTTGAAACATTCAACGGTCAGTGGTATGGCCTGGTTCAAGAATACCGGCTAAGAGACCTCACATTCGAGAAAGATCGAGCCATAGCCTTTGCTGGGGTGGCCAAGGCCATACAGAACAAGACGAAACTCACTTATCTCGCTGGTATGTGGAAAGAATTTGCCGACCTACAACTATTGTGGTCCATTGATCACACTCCGGAAACAAGAGAGCTTTGTCGGAAGGAGTGGAAGAGCAGGCCGGATTATATCCCTTCCTGGTCTTGGTTTTCTGTTCCTCGAACTCCGGATCCTCTCTCAGAACGAGATGCCGTGAGCTTCCAGATCACCATGGAGATGTACACACAGCTGCGACATGCAACCTATCGGGCGCAAGTAGTATCATTCAATCATCCCAAGCTTGGATTCTGGCCTTGGAGAAACCAGGATGTTCTCTTCCATGACTTCCAAGGTCTCTCGATTACACTCAGAACACGAAAAGTACCAGCTACACTTCAGTGGGACGACGAGACTCTTCGGATCTTGCCATTTGGGCGTCATGAGCTGGGAGAATCTGCCTGGGATCCAAAGATAGCCATGGTATATGCGCATGACGATGTCGGTGTGACTCCTGGGTGTTCTCTTCCCGGCGATATATATATGatcttgttgttgaaggaaGCGTGGTATATGGGAGCCGGGAGAGAATACTCATATCAGCCTTCTGAGAAGCAAAAGCACGGCGACTATGGGAATGGAAGAACTGTGTGGCAGTACACGGGGCTTGCAGTAGTCCGTTCAGAGACCAACAatggaagaagctgctggaAGCGTCTCGggattttcttttttgcaGACAGGGTAACAGGCCTAAAAAATATCACAACGCCGTTCACGAAGGAGGGTATCAGGGACGAGGACGTGGTGTTGGTCTAG